A region of the Streptococcus suis genome:
GAGACGGTTCTGGCAGAAATCCAGATTCGAACCCTTTCCATGAATTTCTGGGCTACAATTGAACATTCTCTGAATTATAAATATAAGGGGAATTTTCCAGAAGAAATCAAGAAACGCTTGGAAGTTACAGCAAAAATTGCCTATGAATTAGATGAGGAGATGCGAAAAATCCGCAACGACATTCAAGAAGCGCAGGCCTTATTTGATCCTGCCTATCGCAAACTGAATGACGGTGTGGGCAACAGTGATGATACAGATGAAGAATACAGGTAGAAAAAAAATCGCTCTGCTCGCTAGTCGAAATCCTAAGAGTGAAGCGGTGTCCAAAGAATTATGGACAAAGTTAAAAGAAGCAAATTTTATTTTGACTCCTAAAAATCCAGATATTGTCATTTCTATCGGTGGAGATGGGATGCTTTTATCTGCTTTTCACAAATATGAAAAGTTGATTGATCGTGTACGTTTTGTAGGAATTCACACGGGTCATTTGGGGTTTTATACAGATTATCGCGATTTTGAAGTGGACAAGCTGATTGAAAATCTTAAGCTTGATACAGGTGCTAGAGTATCGTATCCGATTTTAAATGTTAAGGTCAAGATGGCAGATGGTCGCATTGTCGAGGCGCGTGCCTTAAATGAGGCGACAGTAAAACGTCTTTCTAAGACCATGGTCGCAGATATTATTATTAACAATGTGCCCTTCGAACGCTTTAGAGGGGATGGAATTTCGGTTTCAACGCCGACAGGCTCAACAGCCTATAACAAGTCATTAGGTGGTGCTGTTTTACATCCAACAATCGAGGCATTGCAGATTGCAGAAGTGGCAAGTTTGAACAATCGTGTTTACCGCACCTTAGGTTCATCCGTTGTTGTTCCTAAAAAAGACAAGATTGTGATTGAACCAAAGCATAGTGACCGTTACTCGATTGCGGTAGACAATAAGACTTTTGTCTATGATAGTATTGAAAGTATAGAGTATCAGATAGACAATAGTAAGATTCATTTTGTTGCAACACCGAGTCATACTAGTTTTTGGAATCGGGTTAAGGACGCCTTTATCGGAGAGGTGGAGTAATGCGGTTTGAATTCATAGCTGACCAGCATACGAAAATTAAAACGTTTTTGAAAAAACATGGTGTTTCAAAGGGCTTGTTGGCAAAAATCAAGTACACTGGTGGCAATATTTGGGTCAATGACATCGAGCGCAATGCAACTTACTTGCTAGATATTGGAGATAGGGTTACAATTGACATACCTGCTGAGGAGGATTTAACGGGAAGTTTGAAACCGATTTCCTTTCCGCTGGATATTGTCTATGAAGATGATCATTTTCTTGCTATTAACAAGCCTGTTGGTTATGCTTCTATTCCGTC
Encoded here:
- a CDS encoding NAD kinase, which encodes MKNTGRKKIALLASRNPKSEAVSKELWTKLKEANFILTPKNPDIVISIGGDGMLLSAFHKYEKLIDRVRFVGIHTGHLGFYTDYRDFEVDKLIENLKLDTGARVSYPILNVKVKMADGRIVEARALNEATVKRLSKTMVADIIINNVPFERFRGDGISVSTPTGSTAYNKSLGGAVLHPTIEALQIAEVASLNNRVYRTLGSSVVVPKKDKIVIEPKHSDRYSIAVDNKTFVYDSIESIEYQIDNSKIHFVATPSHTSFWNRVKDAFIGEVE